The genomic interval AGCTGTGTTATCATGCAACAGAAAGTAAGCTAATGAATGACAGCTACACGGTCAGTGAAATCATAATGCTCAGTAAAAAGCCAGCCTCATAAAAACAGAATATGATACCTATGATTCTATCCCTTTGGAGATCAAACAGGCAAAACCAAAGAGTATGCATGTGTAGGAATGCCTACAAAATGCATAGAGAGTGGAACTATGAcgataaacaaagaaaatgaacctAAAGAATTCAGGGTGAGGTCCATTGTCTCAAGAGGGAGAGGGATGCAGTCATTGTGAAGCATGTGGACATCTGAAATCCCAGGAATTTATTTCTTGTGTgtgttaggatttttttttaaattttgcattgtagtatagttaatttacaggctttgctggtgggtcagatggtaaagaatctgcctgcaatgcaagaaacctgggttccttccctaggtcaggaagatccgctgaagaaggaaatggctacctactccagtatccttgcctgggaaatcccatgaacagaggagactggcaggctatatagcccatggggtctaagagagtcagacacgactgaacaactgacacacacacacacatagttgatttacaatgtgttagtttcagatgtacagtacCGTGATTCAGTGGAGAAGCTGGAGAGGGTCCAGGTTGAAGAATCTCAGTTAAGAGACAGGGCCGCTTGCTGAGAAGGGGATCTGGAGTTAGGGTGGGGGACTCAGGAGAGTAGACAGGATTGGAaaggagctgggggctggggagaagcTCTTCCAGTACCTAAAGTGGCACCCAGTGCCCAGCTAAAGGGAGCCTGCAGAGAAGAGCTGAGGGATGGACTGTGAGTGCTACTCTGGCTGGacagggaagaaagggagggagaagggcctgacagaaaaggaaagaccaGGTGGCTGGAGGTCCCCTTAGGGAAGCAGGGCAGGTATACTTGCTGCCCTCCAGAAGGGAGCAATCTGAGGGCTACTCAGAGAATGGTATGCTGGCATTTTAAATTGCTGAGAGGATGTAGTTCCAAGTGCTGATAATCACCAGAGAATGATTCTTGGGAAGAACATGGATGAGATAAGAGTCAAGATAAAAGTTGTTGGAAGGAGGTCAAGAAGCTTTAAAAAACTTGTAATATAGGCTGTGGAAGGGAAGGGGTCAGGGTGGAGGTGGAAGGGAGAACTTTGACAATGTACCCTGTCAcacttttttgaattttgagcccTACAAAGAACTCTATGAAAACAtaaaccaaaataaattttaattggagtgtgAATTGGGTCATTTGCATGAACACTGGCAGGCCTGGAAGTCAGTTTCTCATGGCAACAAGCAGCACTCTTGAGGCTGGGAGGAAAGGGTGTTTGGCATGAAGTGGAACAGTTCTGCTCCTGGGGTTGACAAGGAGCTAGGAGAATCCACCACCATCTCCCCAGACCTCGTGCTGAGCAAGGCAGGGGAGGTGACTTGGAGGAGGGGGAAGGTCATGGGCTGCAGGAAGGACTAAATTCCCTGTAAagcaggaaggggagggaagagtTTATCAGGAGGTTGTTATGAGAGGGTTCCAAAGAGCTGGAAGGAACAGTTATTGGAGAAGAGGCCAGCAAAAGTCGAGGACAGGAGTACATTTTAGGAGATGGATGGGAATTTAGGAAAGGTGGCTTTACAAATAGAGGGGACTGGTGTGAGCCTTTTGTTTTTATAGAGTTTCTTTTCTCAAGCTGTGAGCCCCTGTTAGCATCGCCCGAACAGGCTGCCCTTTTCACCAGGATTCCTACAGTGAGGGCAGCGCTGAGTGTGGGGCAAAGGAGAGAGGGGGGAGAAGCTGGAGATTTTGTTGTAAGACAGGAAAGTCTTATCAGCTGATGGATTAAAAACTCAGGCAgacctctttcctcctttctcttggTTGCTCAAGAAATCATTATTTCCATCTGAGCGAAGCACAATTGCAAAAGTAAACCCACTGCCAAAAATACTTTGAATGCCACAGGGAAATGTCTCAGCTTTCCTACTGCTTACACATTTCCTACCGGGCCCCTGCTCATATCTATCAGTAACCAAGAGTGCTGCCCTAAGCCCTGAGCTCGCTAGTCCTTGACCACTTCTTCcaatgaagaaggaattcatagggcctggactccatcttaggcctgttcatgctgatcatgcttggCCACCTTTCcagtggactctgaactctgtgtttagtgcctatgaaaacaacaacagaaggatacaACAAGGTTCCTCCAGACAGGtgaaccttgaagatcgtatctaggttactcatcgcctaagagaaaacatacactaatcaccccttcctccagacaggccataaatttttctgtatctatcagagtgtaacctcgggtttattgattattggctaattgtttgactgtttgagcacatgagcacagcacgtgaatgatggggttattgggattgtattttccttggtttatgtaggTCTCaggcagagcttccctggtggctcggaggttaaagcgtctccctgcaaagtgggagatctgggttcgatccctgggtcgggaagatcccctggagaaggaaatggcaacccactccagtattcttgcctggagaatcccatggacagaggagcctggtaggctacagtccatggggtcacaaagagtcgggcacgactgagtgacttcactttcacttcactatgtaAGTcccaaggaatttggagtggtgggttcagacacgtacacatggggtataaaagattttcacaaatgctggttggggtccttggctaagaggagactctgccttgggcccgcagtaataaactgcactccactatctgcattgtccttctgagtgagtttgtttcccggaatgccTGGCTACAACaccaaacatacacacaaacacacatacacacaaagacacatacCCCTTTCCAGACTGAACTTTTGCGGACTGATGGGGCTGGAAGTGACCTCCGAAGACAATCTCTCCATTTCACTGAAGAGAGTACTAAAACTTCTGGAGCCTTGAAGACTTCAAAACTGGACCAGAACCTAGACTTTCTGTCTCCCAGTTTTTTTCTGAATCCTTATTCAGATTTTACTTCTCAGTGCCAATAAAAATcctcattttgggcttccctgatggttcaggggtagagaatctgcctgccaatgcaggagtcacaggttggATCCCCAGTcgaggaagataccacatgcctcggagcaactaagcccttgagtCACAACTAtcgagcttgtgctctagagcccaggagccgcaactactgaagccaagCGTCCTAGAACTCATGCtcacaacaagggaagccactgcgatgagaagccctcaTACCGCAACTAGAGTGGTCCCTGCTCATCGCAGCTAGAGAAAGACCCAGGCAGAaaaaagatccagcacagccaaaaataaatagaaattttttaattaagaaaaaaaaaagaatcctgaaTTTATGTGTTTGTGTTCTTGACACTATGCCAAGGTGGTACTGCCACCCAAGGACAGGAGGGTGCCTTATTTTACAGTGGCAGAAGTTGGGGGCCAAGACATCCTTACATGGGGGTATGTGACAAAAACAGCCCTACGGCATCTCCCCACCAGAATGTACAGAAGACAAGCTTGTGCACTGCTTGTTTCCATATAAAACTATAACTGGGTGGGCTGGGTACTTAAGGATTCCGCAGCTCTTAACTCTACCTGCTACCTAGGACTATCTGTATTAAACTCCAAACTGAGATTAGGCCCTCTGTCCCATTCATACTCCCAGGAAGGAGAAGTAGCAAGAAGGGGACAAGGTACAGAATTTTACAAACTTAAATTCTCACCTTgacaactttttaaatttctgctctCACTGGAGTGTAAAcaactcatatttatttatttaaaaaatttttgactctgctgtgtctttgttgctgcgtggtctttcctctagttgcagggagcagggggctactctctagtcgtgatgagcaggcttctcattgtggtggtttctcttgttgcggagcacgggttctagggcactcggggttcagtagttgtggccccccagctccagagcacaggctcaatagttgtggcacacaggcttagttgctccatggcacgtgtgatcttcccagaccagggaacaaacccctgtcgcctgcactggcaggcaaattctttaccactgagccaccagaagcctGTAAACAACTCTTGGGAAATTTGGTAATGAGGAAAAGAGATAAGACAgggaaacagaatttttaaagtcctttcgAAAATTTCAGTCTGTCCTCCAAttaggcaaaggagaagggaggtCTCATTGATTCAGCACGTACTGTGTCAGGCTCACTTGAACGTCACATTAGCCCTGTGAGGAATCAGGGCCtccaatttaaagataaaaatactgtGATTCAGAGAAGGAACTTGCCCAAAGGCCCTCTTTTCATAAGTAGTGGGATATGGCTCTGAGCCTAGGTGTGTCTGAAAATCTGACACAAATGCCAACAGAATCCATGTGGCCTAACAACACATACTTCTACAAAAAGGGCATTTTAGAATAGAGAGAACTGGCTGAAggcggctcaggggtaaagactctgcctgaaatgcaggagacctgggttccatccctgggtggggaagatcccctggaagagaatatggcaacccactccagtatttttgcctagggaatcccatggacagaggagaccggcaGGCAGCAGTCCAtaagggtcgcacagagtcagacatgactgaagcaactaagcatcaGCAGGGTGACCGCAAAAAAGTCAGagaatttaaaacagaaaggCAAAGAGTAGAGGCACCATCTGAACACTTCCCAACCCAAAGGGCATCCCTGAAGTTCAGGATCCAGTTTAAGTCAGGAACAAACTTTTTATGGGTGGATGCTGGCTGAACTGAAGAGGAATGACTTCAACAGTCAGTCATTTATTGTATGActtttatttgcaaaacataacCCAGGAGATGATTCATGCAATCAAGAGTTGGCAATCTAATGGGGAAACCATTAGACTGAACACAGATATTGAACATTCCACCAAAACTGATGTGTAAGGATAATGCTCTAGTCTCCTGGAGGATGTAATAAATCCAGGCGGCAAGCAACAGAGGCTTCTTCACCTGGACTTGGTTGGGTGGAGAAATGAGTACAGGTATATGAGAGGTGCAAGGAAGAAGGCGGGAAGGGAGCCAGCCTTCAGGGTGCTCATAAAAGCCGGTGTTAAAGCGCAGAGACGGCAGTTTGGGaggaacagagaaagagaaggcaaaggGGCAGAACTAAGGGAGGACTTTGTTTAGGGCGAAGGAGTTCTGACCTTGTCAATCTGGTGGAGCAGCAGGGGTAGGATGGACGCTTGTTCTACTAAACTACATCTTCACATAATTAGAATAATTAGTACCAGGTCTATTATATTGTAGAGGGTGAAATGGGCAAGGTCGTCGACCTTACGAGGGCGTTTGCCTTGGCAAGAAGTTAGGATCGATTCTGAGAatgagggaagggaaggatggTTGTGATTTCGTAAGATTTTGAGACAGAGGAGAGGAAGTGGAGGATTGTCTGGTCttgtataaagttaaaaatatcttttaggcCGGGAGTGCTGAGGTGTTTACCAGCTTCAGAAGAGTTGCAAAAATCTGAAAGCGTGGCTGGAGGAAGTATGAACAGAATCAACAGGTGATGCAGGCGTAGGTAACCAAGAACAACCATCTCGGTAGCCACGGGGCGATCTGGGACCCCAGGAGGGGCCGTGGCTGCAACTCTGGCTCCGCTTCACGCAGCTGGGTCAGAGAAGTAACGCCCGCGTGAGCAGGTGGCAGCGCCCCCGCGGGGAGCCAGGCAGGCGGGGAGAGCAGAGGGCGGGGAGTGCGCGTTGCGGGGCGAGAAGCAAGCTGCGCGGCCGGctgctgggagtggggagggcggGCCCCAGCGAGCGGGCCTCCGCGCGGCATTTGGCACGCACGCGCAGACGGGCCACGGGGCCCGGAGGCACAGAGGAGGGGGAGCCAGAAAGAGGGGGGTGCGGAACGTATTTCCGCTCTGGCGGACAAATAATACCGGCCAAAGGAGAGGCCAGGCTGTCCGGCCCTTTAACCGTGTGGGGGGAGCTGGTGAAGAAAGGGGGGTCGGGAAAGGGGGAATCCTGCTCCTTTAattccctcccctcttcctcctccccgaGTTCTCGACGACGCCGCCGCGCGCGGGGCCTGGAACACACTGCACGAgccgcccccacccctccccccttaCGCCCACGCGGAGCCGGCCCCGCGCGCGCGCCCCGTGCACCCCCGCGCCTGCGCGCTGCCCAGGCCCTGCCCGTGTGTGGGGGCGCAGTCGGCCccggggggggtgggggaaatagggggggaaaaaaacagcgcGCGGAACCCAGCCAGGTGAGCGGCGCGTGCACTCAGGGtcgtggggcggggggggggggggggggggcgtgccACCGAGGTCTCAACGTGGGGGGGGCGTGCACGGTGCGTGCAGGCAGGGGGGGAGGACGTGAAAAGCGCGTGCAAACGTGCAAGGGGGCGGTGGAGGAATGGGGCAGCGGGTAAAAGGGGCGGGGTGAGAAGAGGCTGCAACCCGGGCCACCCAGAACCCCAGGCCTCTGCTCCCGCTTCTGCCGACCTTCCCCTGTGGGCGCGGGCTCGCCCCATCATCGCGGGCGGTAGGGCTGGGGGGTGTGGACGCCGCTGCCCCGCCCCCGGGAACCACGCCTCCCTTCTCCCGAAGGGACAGCGCCTCCCCGggggctggggaaactgaggaagaGGCTTGAAGACTGGGTGATCTGATGCTGGGGGGCCCTGCCAAGAATGGGAGTGCAAGGCCTGGAGCCTTGGCTTAGCAAAGCCGGAGACCTTTGTCTCTGACCGGTTTCCTTCCCAACCAGGGTTGCCCACCCCCCGCCACAATGGCCTCTGGGGTGGAAGTCCTGCGCTTCCAGCTGCCTGGCCACGAGGCCGCTACGCTGCGGAACATGAACCAGCTCCGCGCAGAGGAGCGGTTCTGCGACGTGACCATTGTGGCTGACAGCCTCAAGTTCCGTGGCCACAAGGTCATCTTGGCCGCCTGCTCGCCGTTCCTGCGGGACCAGTTCCTGCTGAATCCCAGCTCTGAGCTGCAGGTCTCACTGATGCACAGTGCACGCATAGTGGCTGACCTGCTCCTCTCTTGCTATACGGGCGCCCTGGAATTCGCCGTCAGGGATATCGTTAACTACCTGACGGCCGCGTCCTACCTGCAGATGGAGCACGTGGTGGAGAAATGCCGGAACGCCCTCAGCCAATTTATCGAGCCCAAAATAGGCCTCAAAGAGGATGGGGTCAGCGATGCCAGCCTTGTGAGCAGTGTCAGTGCCACCAAATCCCTGCTCCCTCCTGCCAGGACCCCAAAGCCAGCCCCtaaacccccacccccgccccctcttCCCCCTCCACTCCTGCGGCCTGTGAAGCTGGAGTTCCCTCTGGATGAGGACCTGGAGCTGAAGGCTGAGGAAGAGGATGAGGACGAGGATGAGGATGTGTCTGACATCTGCATCGTCAAGGTGGAATCAGCCCTGGAGGTGGCACACCGGCTCAAACCTCCCGGGGGCCTGGGAGGAGGTCTGGGCATTGGAGGCTCTGTGGGCAGCCACCTTGGGGAGCTGGCCCAGAGCAGCGTGCCTCCCAGCACTGTGGCCCCACCGCAGGGCGTGGTTAAAGCCTGCTACAGCCTGTCTGAGGACGCGGAAGGGGAGGGCCTGCTCTTGATCCCTGGAGGCCGGGCCAGTGTGGGGGCCACCTCAGGCCTCGTGGAGGCAGCAGCGGTGGCCATGGCtgcccggggggcggggggcagcctgggggcagggggcggccGGGGACCCCTGCCCGGAGGCTTTTCCAGCGGAAATCCCCTAAAGAACATCAAGTGCACCAAGTGCCCGGAAGTGTTCCAGGGCGTGGAGAAGCTGGTCTTCCACATGCGGGCGCAGCACTTCATCTTCATGTGCCCGCGCTGCGGCAAGCAGTTCAACCACAGCAGCAACCTCAACCGCCACATGAACGTGCACCGCGGCGTCAAGTCGCACTCGTGTGGCATCTGCGGCAAGTGCTTCACGCAGAAGTCCACGCTGCACGATCACCTCAACCTCCACTCGGGAGCGAGGCCCTATCGCTGCTCCTACTGCGACGTGCGCTTCGCTCACAAGCCGGCCATTAGGCGGCACCTCAAGGAGCAGCACGGCAAGACCACAGCCGAGAACGTGctggaggccagtgtggctgagatCAATGTCCTCATCCGCTAGCGAGGCGGGCGCCGGGGCCCTGGGCGAAGTGGGGAGGGTctccctggtccaggagaataggggggtggggggtcgggGGCAGGCAGGTACGGCGGGAGCCTGAGCAGACACACAGCAAGGGGCCGAAGATTCCTTGGAGAGAAGACCCTGCCTCTTCAGAAGGaaaggatggagagagggagagttCTTAGAGAAGGCCAAGGGAATAGGGGGTCCCAGATAAAGTTTCTTCTCTTAGAGGTGCATGGATATGTGGAGGGAGGGAAAAGGGCTTATAGAATGAGGCGGGGGgaaaaagactggaaaatgttTTATTCCTAGCTAAGGCTGCCCAGGAAGAGGTTCTGACATTTCTTGATGGGCGAgggggggtgggaagtgggagggaatcTGGCAGGAGGCAGCTTACCTGCTCCTGCTTGGAATAGATCCTTGGGAGAGGGAGTGGTAGGGGGAAAGGATGACTgaattctggagaagggaaggggagacAGTTCTTGCATGCTGGGGAAATGGGATGGGTACAAGGCTCACCAAAATTCTAGGGAGAACAAAATAAGATGGCAGGTAAGAGAATATGGGGGTGAGCAGCCTGGGTAGATACTGGGAAGTGGGGTACAACGGCAAGAACTACAAAtagtggtgggggcgggggggtagGGCACTTAGATGAGAGTACACAAGAAAGGCTGTTGCGGGGAGGGAGAGTAGTAGAGACttatacagtattttttaagaaaaaaaacgtattttttaggattttttctgGAGTTTGGGGTTTTAGTTTTTCGGCTTTTGTtttccacaaaataaaaaaaaaaaaacttttttttctttatactctgTCTGGCAACTGTGTCTAAAAGACTATCCGACCTTagaccatctcaccctctgatgtCATTTGCTAAGTACTCAGAGGTCACAACTCATGCAGGTCTCATGCCTAAAGGAGCCTTGACAGGGGAAGGGAAATGTGACAGGTGGGCTCCTCTAGCCAGAGACCCTCCCAGTTCTGCATCCTCAACATCTATCAGCTCACAGCACAAGTGTTCAGTGATTTTTTTGGCAGAGGTATTAACAGATAACCTGCTCCAGTTGAGGAGTTGGGTATGACTGCTAGGAATGAGCTATAGTTGTGATCATTGTGCCCATCAAAATTGTAAGCAGAAGCCTGTGTTTGGGCGTTTGGTCTGGGGAAAGGGCTTATGTCCTGGAGAAAGCTAAAAACCACTGT from Bos indicus isolate NIAB-ARS_2022 breed Sahiwal x Tharparkar chromosome 23, NIAB-ARS_B.indTharparkar_mat_pri_1.0, whole genome shotgun sequence carries:
- the ZBTB12 gene encoding zinc finger and BTB domain-containing protein 12, with the translated sequence MASGVEVLRFQLPGHEAATLRNMNQLRAEERFCDVTIVADSLKFRGHKVILAACSPFLRDQFLLNPSSELQVSLMHSARIVADLLLSCYTGALEFAVRDIVNYLTAASYLQMEHVVEKCRNALSQFIEPKIGLKEDGVSDASLVSSVSATKSLLPPARTPKPAPKPPPPPPLPPPLLRPVKLEFPLDEDLELKAEEEDEDEDEDVSDICIVKVESALEVAHRLKPPGGLGGGLGIGGSVGSHLGELAQSSVPPSTVAPPQGVVKACYSLSEDAEGEGLLLIPGGRASVGATSGLVEAAAVAMAARGAGGSLGAGGGRGPLPGGFSSGNPLKNIKCTKCPEVFQGVEKLVFHMRAQHFIFMCPRCGKQFNHSSNLNRHMNVHRGVKSHSCGICGKCFTQKSTLHDHLNLHSGARPYRCSYCDVRFAHKPAIRRHLKEQHGKTTAENVLEASVAEINVLIR